One genomic region from Conexibacter woesei DSM 14684 encodes:
- the pgl gene encoding 6-phosphogluconolactonase — translation MIQLTVAGDSESTARTTAERIAAAIADARAERGVAHISLAGGRTPARTYRVLARIVDDWSGVHCWFGDERCVPLDDPDSNHRLIVENLLDNASQPHPTIHPVTGAADDPAAAAAAYEQELRAALPGDPPQLDVALLGLGEDGHTASLFPNDPVLEEQERLCVSVHGTKPPFERITLTLPILRAARKTIVLAEGAGKAWAIQQLMAGPTTRIPASMLDGGEEIELIVDHTAAPG, via the coding sequence ATGATCCAGCTGACCGTCGCGGGCGACTCCGAGTCGACCGCACGCACCACCGCCGAACGGATCGCCGCCGCGATCGCGGACGCGCGCGCCGAACGCGGCGTCGCGCACATCTCGCTCGCCGGCGGCCGCACGCCGGCGCGCACCTACCGCGTGCTGGCGCGGATCGTCGACGACTGGAGCGGCGTCCACTGCTGGTTCGGCGACGAGCGCTGCGTGCCGCTCGACGACCCTGACAGCAACCACCGGCTGATCGTCGAGAACCTGTTGGACAACGCGTCACAGCCGCATCCGACGATCCACCCGGTGACCGGCGCGGCAGACGATCCCGCCGCCGCGGCGGCCGCCTACGAGCAGGAGCTGCGGGCCGCCCTGCCGGGCGATCCGCCGCAGCTCGACGTGGCGCTGCTCGGCCTCGGCGAGGACGGCCACACGGCGTCGCTGTTCCCCAACGACCCGGTGCTGGAGGAGCAGGAGCGGCTGTGCGTGTCGGTGCACGGCACGAAGCCGCCGTTCGAGCGGATCACGCTGACGCTCCCGATCCTGCGCGCGGCGCGCAAGACGATCGTGCTGGCGGAGGGCGCGGGCAAGGCGTGGGCGATCCAGCAGCTGATGGCCGGGCCGACGACGAGGATCCCCGCCAGCATGCTCGACGGCGGCGAGGAGATCGAGCTGATCGTCGACCACACGGCGGCTCCGGGCTGA
- the egtB gene encoding ergothioneine biosynthesis protein EgtB, producing MPSQTAASTSDVDAVVHALTETRARTRVLVGHLDEATLDRVHTPLMSPLVWDLGHIAAFEDLWAVRAFAGEPLLREDLAQVYDAFETPRADRGDVPYLRRREAFDYLDAVRERTLAAIARRGVDPLLHELVIRHEQQHGETMLQTMELARLPAPADALDPPLVDRGAGSGAARSPGVGGLELVTVAAGPATVGAGPVATEGFSYDNERPRHPVGLAAFRIGRTPITNATFLTFVEGGGYERREWWSREAWAWKEEHDIERPSGWTTDGREWRLDSCVPLDPDKPVVHVSWFEADAFARAHGARLPTEAEWEKAATWDHATGAARRHPWGEGDARGRANVDWRRYGTAPVGAYAAGAAPSGCLGMVGDVWEWTASEFRGYPGFVADPYREYSEVFYGPDYRVLRGGSWATRARVATATFRNWDYPQRRQIFAGFRIAKDAP from the coding sequence ATGCCGAGCCAGACGGCAGCCAGCACGAGCGACGTCGACGCGGTCGTCCATGCGCTGACGGAGACGCGTGCCCGGACGCGCGTGCTCGTCGGCCACCTCGACGAGGCGACGCTCGACCGCGTCCACACGCCGCTGATGAGCCCGCTGGTCTGGGACCTCGGGCACATCGCGGCGTTCGAGGACCTGTGGGCGGTGCGGGCATTCGCCGGCGAGCCGCTGCTGCGCGAGGACCTGGCGCAGGTCTACGACGCGTTCGAGACGCCGCGCGCCGACCGCGGCGACGTGCCGTACCTGCGCCGTCGCGAGGCGTTCGACTACCTCGACGCCGTGCGCGAGCGGACGCTCGCCGCGATCGCCCGGCGCGGCGTCGACCCGCTTCTGCACGAGCTGGTGATCCGCCACGAGCAGCAGCACGGCGAGACGATGCTGCAGACGATGGAGCTGGCGCGCCTGCCCGCCCCGGCGGACGCGCTCGACCCGCCGCTCGTGGACCGCGGCGCCGGCTCCGGCGCCGCCCGCTCGCCCGGCGTCGGCGGGCTGGAGCTGGTGACGGTCGCGGCCGGCCCCGCGACGGTCGGCGCCGGACCGGTCGCGACGGAAGGCTTCTCCTACGACAACGAGCGCCCGCGCCATCCGGTCGGGCTGGCCGCCTTCCGCATCGGCCGCACGCCGATCACGAACGCGACGTTCCTGACGTTCGTCGAGGGCGGCGGCTACGAGCGGCGCGAGTGGTGGTCGCGCGAAGCGTGGGCGTGGAAGGAGGAGCACGACATCGAGCGACCGTCCGGGTGGACGACGGACGGGCGCGAGTGGCGCCTGGACAGCTGCGTGCCGCTCGACCCCGACAAGCCCGTCGTCCACGTCTCGTGGTTCGAGGCCGACGCCTTCGCACGCGCGCACGGCGCGCGACTGCCGACCGAGGCGGAGTGGGAGAAGGCGGCGACCTGGGACCACGCGACGGGCGCCGCGCGACGTCACCCGTGGGGCGAGGGCGACGCGCGCGGCCGCGCGAACGTCGACTGGCGCCGCTACGGCACCGCGCCGGTCGGCGCCTACGCCGCCGGCGCCGCGCCGTCCGGCTGCCTCGGGATGGTCGGCGACGTGTGGGAGTGGACCGCCAGCGAGTTCCGCGGCTACCCCGGCTTCGTCGCCGATCCCTACCGCGAGTACTCCGAGGTCTTCTACGGACCCGACTACCGCGTGCTGCGCGGCGGCTCGTGGGCGACGCGCGCCCGCGTCGCGACCGCGACGTTCCGCAACTGGGACTACCCGCAGCGTCGCCAGATCTTCGCCGGCTTCCGAATCGCAAAGGACGCTCCATGA
- the egtD gene encoding L-histidine N(alpha)-methyltransferase, translating to MTPLGTADPEIVIDRHLDEAHERGLADDVLDGLTRPFKELPPKHFYDERGCELFDQICELPEYYPTRTERAILEAEAAAIVAETGAAELVELGSGTAAKTRVLLDAMAAAGRLRRYVPLDVAETVVQASAEALVEEYPGMQVHGVIGDFERHLGRIPPPVSGEPRIVALLGGTIGNFPPGSRRRLLREIGELLGPEDRLLLGTGLVIDTPTLEAAYDDEAGVTAEFNRNVLRVVNRELDADFPLDGFDHIAFFDTRHEWIEMRLRARRPCSVLVGALGLRIELAAGEEIRTEISAKFTHARVLGDYEAAGLRLTGWHTDADERFALSLAAPAG from the coding sequence ATGACACCGCTCGGCACTGCCGACCCCGAGATCGTGATCGACCGGCACCTCGACGAGGCGCACGAGCGCGGCCTCGCCGACGACGTGCTCGACGGGCTGACGCGGCCGTTCAAGGAGCTGCCGCCGAAGCACTTCTACGACGAGCGCGGCTGCGAGCTGTTCGACCAGATCTGCGAGCTGCCGGAGTACTACCCGACGCGCACCGAGCGCGCGATCCTCGAAGCCGAGGCGGCCGCGATCGTCGCCGAGACGGGCGCCGCCGAGCTGGTCGAGCTGGGCTCCGGCACGGCGGCGAAGACGCGCGTGCTGCTCGACGCGATGGCGGCCGCGGGCAGACTCCGCCGCTACGTCCCGCTCGACGTCGCCGAGACGGTCGTGCAGGCGAGCGCGGAGGCGCTCGTGGAGGAGTACCCGGGGATGCAGGTGCACGGCGTGATCGGCGACTTCGAGCGCCATCTCGGCCGGATCCCGCCGCCGGTCTCCGGCGAGCCGCGGATCGTCGCGCTGCTCGGCGGCACGATCGGCAACTTCCCGCCCGGCTCGCGGCGGCGGCTGCTGCGCGAGATCGGCGAGCTGCTGGGGCCGGAGGACCGCCTGCTGCTCGGCACGGGGCTGGTGATCGATACGCCGACGCTGGAGGCCGCCTACGACGACGAGGCGGGCGTGACGGCCGAGTTCAACCGCAACGTGCTGCGCGTCGTCAACCGCGAGCTGGACGCCGACTTCCCGCTCGACGGCTTCGACCACATCGCGTTCTTCGACACGCGCCACGAGTGGATCGAGATGCGGCTGCGCGCGCGGCGGCCGTGCTCGGTGCTGGTCGGCGCGCTCGGGCTGCGGATCGAGCTGGCCGCCGGCGAGGAGATCCGCACCGAGATCAGCGCCAAGTTCACGCACGCGCGCGTGCTCGGCGACTACGAGGCCGCCGGGCTGCGGCTGACCGGCTGGCACACCGACGCCGACGAGCGCTTCGCACTGTCGCTGGCGGCGCCGGCCGGCTGA
- a CDS encoding GlsB/YeaQ/YmgE family stress response membrane protein, with protein MDLIAYLLALVVIGLVVGALARLALPGPDPMSIWATIGLGLAGTLIAGLAMRLLFDSDGAGIVLSVLVSTLLLWGLRRSRGERVTPYNTRR; from the coding sequence ATGGACCTGATCGCATACCTGCTGGCGCTCGTCGTGATCGGCCTCGTCGTCGGCGCGCTCGCGCGGCTGGCGCTGCCGGGGCCGGACCCGATGTCGATCTGGGCGACGATCGGGCTCGGCCTCGCCGGCACGCTGATCGCCGGCCTCGCGATGCGGCTGCTGTTCGACTCCGACGGCGCCGGGATCGTCCTCTCGGTGCTCGTCTCGACGCTGCTGCTGTGGGGCCTGCGGCGCTCGCGCGGCGAGCGCGTGACGCCGTACAACACCCGCCGCTAG
- a CDS encoding FUSC family protein: protein MRRDPGLFALRSAVRAAIVVTAAFAVAQALGDAQMTIFAVFGTIVLLVFTDFGGPWRTRLRAYLLLAGAGAVLVTLGTLCSNEPWLAASAMAVVGFAALFTGILNGAFAAASTGAIIAFVLPVMVPAAAAEIPERLAGWGLASGAAIAAAMLLWPRRPHSRVRASAADACRALADLVDASGSGDAEAFAQRRAATSAAVTATRRTFVGTPYRPTGSTGPTAALGHLVEDIAWVSSFVAAPAPPPPAGASASPAPLAAPAAPAPPAFPDERDAVRDAVAQVVRAAASVLTGGDERPDLARLERVRAGVAAAFMGRVTAWRAGRDEQLAHELAEAFQLRFLSYATWQLGSDALRAVGRPAPDPDEPIAERVHPARAGLRVALAGARQVAGAHASMRSVWLRNSVRGAVGLALAVLVGQLADVQHGFWVVLATLSVLRSQLFSTGATILQALAGTAAGIVVGGLLLALVGTDETVLWIAFPLATLLAAYAPRVFSFAAGQAAFSFLVLVFFNLIQPVGWEVGLVRAEDIVIGTAISLVVGLLLWPRGAAAVLRSSLAAAYDASATYLSETVRDVLDDRPASELDRVRRAAVAASQRLDDTFRQFLAERSSGRLGFEQLCTLVAGVTRVRRSAHTLRVGHALLPLAPILDGSPWLMGERALLERETAALGDWYAALGAAVGDDTAPPAPRGEDEGHDRRLRLVGPAGTAVGDDELLPSLAIAWAHEHVVHLRALEPHLVAAAGALARDR, encoded by the coding sequence GTGAGGCGGGACCCCGGGCTGTTCGCGCTCAGGAGCGCCGTGCGCGCGGCGATCGTCGTGACCGCGGCGTTCGCGGTCGCGCAGGCGCTCGGCGACGCCCAGATGACGATCTTCGCCGTCTTCGGGACGATCGTGCTGCTCGTGTTCACCGACTTCGGCGGGCCGTGGCGCACGCGGCTGCGCGCGTATCTGCTGCTGGCGGGTGCCGGCGCGGTGCTGGTGACGCTCGGGACGCTCTGCTCGAACGAACCCTGGCTGGCAGCGTCCGCGATGGCGGTGGTCGGCTTCGCCGCGCTCTTCACGGGGATCCTCAACGGCGCGTTCGCAGCCGCCTCCACGGGCGCGATCATCGCGTTCGTGCTGCCGGTGATGGTCCCGGCCGCGGCGGCCGAGATCCCAGAGCGGCTCGCCGGCTGGGGGCTGGCGAGCGGCGCCGCGATCGCCGCCGCGATGCTGCTGTGGCCGCGCCGCCCGCACAGCCGCGTGCGCGCGAGCGCGGCCGATGCGTGCCGCGCGCTCGCCGATCTCGTCGACGCGTCCGGCAGCGGCGACGCGGAGGCGTTCGCGCAGCGCCGTGCCGCCACGAGCGCCGCCGTCACCGCCACCCGCCGCACATTCGTCGGCACGCCGTACCGTCCGACCGGCTCGACCGGCCCGACAGCCGCGCTCGGCCACCTCGTCGAGGACATCGCATGGGTCTCGTCGTTCGTCGCCGCGCCCGCGCCGCCCCCGCCGGCCGGCGCATCCGCCTCGCCCGCGCCGCTCGCCGCTCCAGCCGCGCCCGCGCCGCCCGCCTTCCCCGACGAGCGGGACGCGGTCCGCGACGCCGTCGCCCAGGTCGTCCGTGCGGCCGCGTCCGTCCTCACCGGCGGCGACGAGCGGCCCGATCTCGCGCGGCTGGAGCGGGTCCGCGCCGGGGTCGCGGCGGCGTTCATGGGACGCGTCACGGCGTGGAGAGCCGGCCGCGACGAGCAGCTCGCGCACGAGCTGGCCGAGGCGTTCCAGCTGCGCTTCCTCTCCTACGCGACGTGGCAGCTCGGCAGCGACGCGCTGCGCGCGGTCGGGCGGCCCGCGCCGGACCCTGACGAGCCGATCGCGGAGCGCGTCCACCCCGCCAGGGCCGGCCTGCGTGTCGCGCTCGCGGGCGCCCGCCAGGTCGCCGGCGCCCACGCCAGCATGCGCTCGGTCTGGCTGCGCAACAGCGTCCGCGGCGCGGTCGGCCTCGCGCTCGCGGTGCTCGTCGGCCAGCTGGCCGACGTCCAGCACGGCTTCTGGGTCGTGCTGGCGACGCTGTCGGTGCTGCGCTCGCAGCTGTTCTCGACCGGCGCGACGATCCTCCAGGCGCTCGCGGGCACCGCCGCCGGGATCGTCGTCGGCGGGCTGCTGCTGGCGCTCGTCGGGACCGACGAGACGGTGCTGTGGATCGCCTTCCCGCTCGCGACGCTGCTCGCCGCCTACGCCCCGCGCGTGTTCTCGTTCGCCGCCGGCCAGGCGGCGTTCTCGTTCCTCGTGCTCGTCTTCTTCAACCTGATCCAGCCGGTCGGCTGGGAGGTCGGCCTCGTGCGCGCCGAGGACATCGTCATCGGCACCGCGATCAGCCTGGTCGTCGGGCTGCTGCTGTGGCCGCGCGGCGCCGCCGCCGTGCTGCGGTCGAGCCTCGCCGCCGCCTACGACGCGAGCGCGACGTACCTCTCGGAGACCGTCCGCGACGTGCTCGACGACCGTCCGGCGAGCGAGCTGGACCGCGTCAGACGTGCGGCGGTCGCCGCCAGCCAGCGGCTCGACGACACCTTCCGTCAGTTCCTCGCCGAGCGCTCCAGCGGCCGGCTCGGGTTCGAGCAGCTGTGCACACTCGTCGCCGGCGTCACGCGCGTGCGGCGCTCGGCGCACACGCTGCGCGTCGGGCACGCGCTGCTGCCGCTCGCGCCGATCCTGGACGGCTCGCCGTGGCTGATGGGCGAGCGCGCGCTGCTGGAGCGCGAGACCGCCGCCCTCGGCGACTGGTACGCCGCGCTCGGGGCCGCCGTCGGCGACGACACGGCGCCGCCGGCGCCGCGCGGTGAGGACGAGGGCCACGACCGCCGCCTGCGGCTCGTCGGCCCCGCCGGCACCGCCGTCGGCGACGACGAGCTGCTGCCGAGCCTCGCGATCGCGTGGGCGCACGAGCACGTCGTGCACCTGCGGGCGCTGGAGCCGCACCTCGTCGCGGCCGCCGGGGCCCTCGCGCGCGACCGTTAG
- a CDS encoding SDR family NAD(P)-dependent oxidoreductase: MQIENSAALVVGGASGLGEATVRRLHADGANVVIADLNAERGGALADELGDGRAAFAAVNVTDADSVEAAVATAAALPGGLRIAVCCAGVGWAERTVSKRGPHALQPFETVLGVNLVGTFNVLRFSAAAMRANEPDAGGERGVCVNTASIAAYDGQIGQLAYAASKGGIVGLTLPAARDLAQYAIRVVTVAPGTFDTPLLAALPEPARTELGRQVPFPSRLGDPAEFGALVAHVASNAMLNGETIRLDGALRMPPK, from the coding sequence ATGCAGATCGAGAACAGCGCAGCACTCGTCGTCGGCGGCGCCTCGGGGCTCGGGGAGGCGACCGTCCGGCGGCTTCACGCTGACGGCGCCAACGTCGTCATCGCGGACCTCAACGCCGAGCGCGGCGGCGCGCTCGCGGACGAGCTGGGCGACGGCCGCGCCGCCTTCGCGGCCGTGAACGTGACCGACGCAGACAGCGTCGAGGCGGCTGTCGCGACGGCCGCGGCGCTGCCGGGCGGGCTGCGGATCGCGGTCTGCTGCGCCGGCGTCGGCTGGGCGGAGCGGACGGTCAGCAAGCGCGGCCCGCACGCGCTGCAGCCGTTCGAGACGGTGCTCGGCGTCAACCTCGTCGGCACGTTCAACGTGCTGCGCTTCTCGGCCGCCGCGATGAGAGCGAACGAGCCGGACGCCGGCGGCGAGCGCGGCGTCTGCGTCAACACCGCGTCGATCGCCGCCTACGACGGCCAGATCGGCCAGCTCGCGTACGCCGCCTCGAAGGGCGGCATCGTCGGCCTGACGCTGCCCGCCGCACGCGACCTCGCGCAGTACGCGATCCGCGTCGTGACGGTCGCGCCCGGCACGTTCGACACGCCGCTGCTCGCCGCACTGCCCGAGCCCGCCCGCACCGAGCTGGGCCGCCAGGTCCCGTTCCCGTCGCGCCTCGGCGACCCCGCAGAGTTCGGCGCGCTCGTCGCCCACGTCGCCTCCAACGCGATGCTCAACGGCGAGACGATCCGGCTCGACGGCGCGCTGCGGATGCCGCCGAAGTAG
- a CDS encoding acetyl-CoA C-acyltransferase yields the protein MADAVIVDAVRTPIGRAGKGSLRSVRADDLAAIPLRALLDRNPQLDPSQISDVMMGAASGEGEQNYNIGRNASLLAGLPISVPGCTLNRFCASSLQTLRMAFHAIRAGEGDIYVAAGVEAVSRAGGSPMPFHPKLDGSPGSLMNVYIPMGLTAENVAEREGVTREEQDRWALISQTRAVEAQASGHFDREIVAVDVPEHTESNAEGEDVTVAAATVVKDDGPRPGTTAEKLAALRPVFRADGTVTAGNACPLNDGAAAVLVMSEEKAAELGMKPRARIIASAVGALEPEYMGLGPIPAVRNVLKQAGMSISDVDVIELNEAFAAQVVPCQREWGVTDEQLNPFGGAIALGHPFGMTGARIMTTLLNDLDTLDKTIGLETMCVAGGMGQAMIVERLN from the coding sequence ATGGCTGACGCCGTGATCGTCGACGCAGTCCGTACGCCGATCGGCCGCGCCGGAAAGGGATCGCTGCGCTCCGTGCGCGCCGACGACCTCGCCGCGATCCCGCTCCGAGCGCTGCTCGACCGCAACCCGCAGCTCGACCCGAGCCAGATCTCCGACGTGATGATGGGCGCCGCCAGCGGCGAGGGCGAGCAGAACTACAACATCGGCCGCAACGCGTCACTGCTCGCGGGGCTGCCGATCTCGGTGCCCGGCTGCACGCTGAACCGCTTCTGCGCCTCCTCGCTGCAGACGCTGCGGATGGCCTTCCACGCCATCAGAGCGGGCGAGGGCGACATCTACGTCGCTGCCGGCGTCGAAGCCGTATCGCGTGCGGGCGGATCGCCGATGCCGTTCCACCCCAAGCTCGACGGCTCGCCGGGCTCGCTGATGAACGTCTACATCCCGATGGGCCTGACGGCCGAGAACGTCGCCGAGCGCGAGGGCGTCACGCGCGAGGAGCAGGACCGCTGGGCGCTGATCTCGCAGACCCGCGCCGTCGAGGCGCAGGCGAGCGGTCACTTCGACCGCGAGATCGTCGCGGTCGACGTGCCCGAGCACACCGAGTCGAACGCGGAGGGCGAGGACGTCACCGTCGCCGCGGCGACGGTCGTCAAGGACGACGGCCCGCGACCCGGCACGACGGCGGAGAAGCTCGCCGCGCTGAGACCGGTCTTCAGAGCGGACGGGACCGTCACGGCCGGCAACGCATGCCCGCTCAACGACGGCGCCGCGGCCGTGCTGGTGATGTCGGAGGAGAAGGCCGCGGAGCTGGGCATGAAGCCGCGCGCGCGGATCATCGCCTCCGCCGTCGGCGCGCTGGAGCCGGAGTACATGGGCCTTGGCCCGATCCCGGCGGTGCGCAACGTGCTCAAGCAGGCCGGCATGTCGATCTCCGACGTCGACGTGATCGAGCTGAACGAGGCGTTCGCCGCGCAGGTCGTCCCCTGTCAGCGCGAGTGGGGCGTCACCGACGAGCAGCTCAACCCGTTTGGCGGCGCGATCGCGCTCGGCCACCCCTTCGGGATGACCGGCGCGCGCATCATGACGACGCTGCTGAACGACCTCGACACGCTCGACAAGACGATCGGGCTGGAGACGATGTGCGTCGCCGGCGGGATGGGCCAGGCGATGATCGTGGAGCGGCTCAACTAG
- a CDS encoding metallopeptidase family protein, which yields MRAPTPQRILFAAAVALLLGIAVITVYQGFSTQYPMRLFQGLAVAAAGVLVLGFVMSLITGRLAGWMNPESDEEFDALVDRSERLAREGSWGEAEDDIDDGYDFDDDDDDLIDPWNEEDFKAIVRSAIDELPLEFHRALEHVAVVVSDGGRRQHAYGLYHGGTVARDGFADRIIIYRDTLLRDFGHDPEMLRAQVTRTVRHELAHHLGWDEDGVRGLGL from the coding sequence ATGCGCGCGCCCACGCCACAACGCATCCTCTTCGCCGCCGCGGTTGCGCTGCTACTCGGCATAGCGGTCATCACGGTCTACCAGGGCTTCTCGACGCAGTACCCGATGCGGCTGTTCCAGGGGCTCGCCGTCGCGGCGGCCGGCGTGCTCGTGCTCGGGTTCGTGATGTCGCTGATCACCGGGCGGCTCGCCGGCTGGATGAATCCCGAGAGCGACGAGGAGTTCGACGCGCTCGTCGATCGCAGCGAGCGGCTCGCGCGCGAGGGCTCGTGGGGCGAGGCCGAGGACGACATCGACGACGGCTACGACTTCGACGACGACGATGACGACCTGATCGACCCGTGGAACGAAGAGGACTTCAAGGCGATCGTGCGGTCCGCGATCGACGAGCTGCCGCTCGAGTTCCACCGTGCCCTGGAGCACGTCGCCGTCGTCGTCTCCGACGGCGGCCGGCGGCAGCATGCCTACGGCCTCTACCACGGCGGCACGGTCGCGCGGGACGGCTTCGCCGACCGCATCATCATCTACCGCGACACGCTGCTGCGCGACTTCGGGCACGACCCGGAGATGCTGCGCGCGCAGGTCACGCGCACCGTGCGCCACGAGCTGGCGCACCACCTCGGCTGGGACGAGGACGGCGTGCGCGGGCTCGGCCTCTAG
- a CDS encoding acyl-CoA dehydrogenase family protein, with the protein MSALADAYALTDDQLDLRETIRKVAQERVAPRAAEIDEKAAYPHDLRELFAELNLFGLPFEPEHGGTGTGVLMLNIAVEEIAKACASTALMLMVQELGTLPIKLFGSEELQQRFLPKCATGEWTPAFALSEPEAGSDPGGMITKAVRDGDEWVINGTKNWISNLGIADFYIVFAVTDPTAGHSRGISAFVVERTRDGFSVGNHEKKLGIRGSPTGQPIFDDVRIPAENLIGEVNKGMHVALGTLDYSRLGVAAQALGIAQGATDYAAAYARERRQFGKPINAFQGIQFKLADMETQTAAGRELLYQACAKADRGDVDRGKYSAMAKLYNSDNAMRVTVEAVQVLGGYGYVNEYPVERMLRDAKITQIYEGTNEIQRIVIARSLR; encoded by the coding sequence ATGTCCGCACTTGCCGATGCCTACGCCCTCACCGACGACCAGCTCGACCTGCGCGAGACGATCCGCAAGGTCGCGCAGGAGCGCGTCGCGCCGCGCGCCGCCGAGATCGACGAGAAGGCCGCCTACCCGCACGACCTGCGGGAGCTGTTCGCCGAGCTGAACCTGTTCGGCCTCCCGTTCGAGCCCGAGCACGGCGGCACCGGCACCGGCGTGCTGATGCTGAACATCGCCGTCGAGGAGATCGCGAAGGCGTGCGCCTCGACCGCGCTGATGCTGATGGTCCAGGAGCTCGGCACGCTGCCGATCAAGCTGTTCGGCTCCGAGGAGCTGCAGCAGCGCTTCCTGCCGAAGTGCGCCACCGGCGAGTGGACGCCCGCGTTCGCGCTGTCAGAGCCCGAGGCCGGCTCCGATCCGGGCGGCATGATCACGAAGGCCGTCCGAGACGGCGACGAGTGGGTCATCAACGGCACGAAGAACTGGATCTCGAACCTCGGGATCGCCGACTTCTACATCGTCTTCGCGGTCACCGACCCGACCGCCGGCCACTCGCGCGGGATCAGCGCCTTCGTCGTCGAGAGAACGCGTGACGGCTTCAGCGTCGGCAATCACGAGAAGAAGCTCGGGATCCGCGGCTCACCGACCGGGCAGCCGATCTTCGACGACGTCCGCATCCCGGCCGAGAACCTGATCGGCGAGGTCAACAAGGGGATGCACGTCGCGCTCGGCACGCTCGACTACTCGCGCCTCGGCGTCGCCGCGCAGGCGCTCGGGATCGCGCAGGGCGCGACCGACTACGCGGCCGCGTACGCACGCGAGCGCAGACAGTTCGGCAAGCCGATCAACGCCTTCCAGGGGATCCAGTTCAAGCTCGCCGACATGGAGACGCAGACGGCCGCCGGCCGCGAGCTGCTCTACCAGGCGTGCGCGAAGGCCGATCGCGGCGACGTCGACCGCGGCAAGTACTCGGCGATGGCCAAGCTCTACAACTCCGACAACGCGATGCGCGTGACGGTCGAGGCGGTCCAGGTGCTGGGCGGCTACGGCTACGTCAACGAGTACCCCGTCGAGCGGATGCTGCGCGACGCGAAGATCACGCAGATCTACGAGGGCACGAACGAGATCCAGCGCATCGTGATCGCCCGCTCGCTGCGGTAG
- a CDS encoding peptidoglycan-binding protein produces the protein MSGQDVRVLQDFLTRAGFTTPVGGDFGPITLGNVKKFEKQYRLTVDGIADSAFVTKLREVADPRGNSTRTRVKGNATATARSLGDRVLKKGMSGQDVRVLQDYLNRAGFSTTIDGQFGSGTQRLVKRFQQAQELTVTGIVDAATVTALRKIGDAEGAGGADFDMSTVSAPVGRAKLLANGLAVAPSDAPQQVKDVINAANEIATKPYVYGGGHGKWIDRGYDCSGSVSYALYRAGLLKTSMPSGGFMNWEDPGEGQWITTYAHGGHMYMVVAGLRFDTSGADPSRWQSDMRSSSGFTVRHPAGF, from the coding sequence ATGAGCGGCCAGGACGTCCGCGTCCTCCAGGATTTCCTCACCAGAGCAGGCTTCACGACCCCGGTCGGCGGGGACTTCGGTCCGATCACGCTGGGCAACGTGAAGAAGTTCGAGAAGCAGTACAGACTCACCGTCGACGGCATCGCCGACAGCGCCTTCGTCACGAAGCTGCGCGAGGTCGCGGACCCGAGAGGGAACAGCACCCGCACCCGTGTCAAGGGCAACGCGACCGCCACGGCTCGCTCGCTCGGCGACCGCGTCCTCAAGAAGGGCATGTCGGGCCAGGACGTCCGCGTCCTGCAGGACTACCTCAACCGTGCCGGCTTCTCGACGACGATCGACGGCCAGTTCGGCTCCGGCACGCAGCGGCTCGTCAAGCGCTTCCAGCAGGCGCAGGAGCTGACCGTCACGGGCATCGTCGACGCAGCGACCGTCACCGCGCTGCGCAAGATCGGCGACGCCGAGGGCGCAGGCGGCGCGGATTTCGACATGTCGACCGTCTCCGCCCCCGTCGGCAGAGCGAAGCTGCTCGCCAACGGCCTCGCCGTCGCCCCCTCCGACGCGCCGCAGCAGGTCAAGGACGTCATCAACGCCGCCAACGAGATCGCGACGAAGCCGTACGTCTACGGCGGCGGTCACGGCAAGTGGATCGACCGCGGCTACGACTGCTCCGGCTCGGTCAGCTACGCGCTCTACAGAGCGGGACTGCTGAAGACGTCGATGCCCTCCGGCGGGTTCATGAACTGGGAGGACCCGGGCGAGGGTCAGTGGATCACGACCTACGCCCACGGCGGCCACATGTACATGGTCGTCGCCGGCCTCCGCTTCGACACGAGCGGCGCGGATCCCTCGCGCTGGCAGTCGGACATGCGCTCCTCGAGCGGCTTCACGGTCCGTCACCCGGCCGGCTTCTAG